A genome region from Drosophila simulans strain w501 chromosome 2R, Prin_Dsim_3.1, whole genome shotgun sequence includes the following:
- the LOC6734739 gene encoding coiled-coil domain-containing protein 93 yields the protein MANRDVFSKILPNVKLGTRYDEDGREVQVERREDSDATAKEQDTFDILVAAGYYRARIKGLSAFDKVVGGMTWCIECCDYDVDVDLLFHESLSIGQKIALVEKIVAVLIDMKCPHSLEPHQVQGLEFLAIHPVIQWLVKTSVENRAERGQRLKRFAIGQFHNHYQYKSDKDNLTKIRLASTNIKAIQDLYGPRRLYERQEAPGDDDVSKVRLTLLEYGDPGPTFKRSAEKKAERGPGEKDELDLEEYLRSLSLIKDDPTGTQKRIDLDPTARQELQQHYAEFKLEMETDAQELKSQNQQKRLEAAKIALEHKIRRYCKENEQLQDAENEQKQKTKEVEDQLNTLNTELKAHKDTQDKADPKLLEKIQSLLQQHEELKKSEAEFKESCRTDLANLQLQIDDLEAFSAQDAEAQAAALAGEEQRLKELRLQLAKRNRGILAIERKLDAIPDRTELAQYQRRFHELHNEMSGKHLETKQYYTLYNTLNDKKRYMEKELALLNSICEAYNEGMMSPHGREDFIRQFESIVDGVKSAQDKVRHKYNEERMRRDELNEELQSLLELQRQYALAVKQLTRECQRCEQLQLQLRSIRGRTQS from the exons ATGGCTAACCGCGATGTATTCTCAAAGATCCTGCCAAATGTCAAGTTGGGCACCCGCTACGACGAGGATGGGCGTGAAGTTCAG GTGGAGCGTCGCGAGGACTCGGATGCCACGGCAAAGGAGCAGGACACCTTCGACATTCTAGTGGCAGCCGGATATTATCGTGCCCGCATCAAGGGCTTATCCGCATTCGATAAGGTTGTGGGCGGTATGACCTGGTGCATCGAGTGCTGCGACTACGATGTGGACGTGGACCTCCTGTTCCATGAGAGCCTCTCCATTGGGCAGAAGAT TGCCTTGGTGGAGAAGATCGTAGCCGTTCTGATTGACATGAAGTGCCCACACAGCCTGGAACCCCATCAAGTGCAGGGTCTGGAATTCCTGGCCATACATCCCGTCATCCAGTGGCTAGTTAAGACCTCT GTGGAAAACCGAGCGGAGCGTGGGCAGCGCTTGAAGAGATTTGCCATCGGCCAGTTCCATAATCACTATCAGTACAAAAGCGACAAGGACAATCTCACTAAAATACGCCTGGCCTCCACAAACATTAAGGCTATACAGGATCTGTACGGCCCTAGGAGGCTGTACGAACGCCAAGAAGCTCctggtgatgatgatgtgtCCAAGGTGCGTCTTACTCTCTTGGAATACGGAGATCCAGGTCCGACCTTTAAACGCAGCGCTGAAAAAAAGGCGGAACGGGGTCCTGGAGAAAAAGATGAG CTCGATCTGGAGGAGTATCTTCGCAGCTTATCCCTCATCAAAGATGACCCAACGGGCACTCAAAAGCGCATTGATCTCGATCCTACAGCACGGCAAGAGCTTCAACAGCACTATGCTGAGTTCAAGCTGGAAATGGAGACGGATGCCCAAGAGTTGAAAtcacaaaaccaacaaaaacgTCTCGAGgcggccaaaattgctctgGAACATAAGATTAGACGTTACTGCAAAGAAAACGAACAGCTGCAAGATGCAGAAAATGAGCAGAAACAAAAGACCAAGGAAGTGGAGGACCAATTGAATACCTTAAATACTGAGCTCAAAGCACACAAAGATACACAGGATAAAGCCGATCCAAA gctcctcgaaaaaatacaaagtttGCTCCAACAACATGAAGAGCTGAAAAAAAGCGAGGCGGAATTCAAGGAATCCTGTCGCACCGATTTGGCCAACCTACAGCTGCAAATCGA CGACCTGGAAGCATTTAGTGCCCAAGACGCGGAAGCACAAGCTGCGGCATTGGCCGGTGAGGAGCAACGTCTGAAGGAGTTGCGCCTgcaattggccaaaagaaatCGCGGAATTTTGGCCATTGAACGAAAACTTGATGCCATTCCTGATCGCACAGAGCTGGCCCAATACCAGCGACGCTTCCACGAACTGCACAACGAGATGAGCGGCAAGCATCTGGAGACCAAGCAATATTACACCCTGTACAACACACTCAACGACAAAAAGCGCTACATGGAAAAGGAACTGGCCCTCCTGAACTCCATCTGCGAAGCGTACAACGAGGGCATGATGAGTCCGCACGGTCGCGAGGACTTTATCCGGCAGTTCGAGTCCATCGTGGACGGCGTAAAGAGTGCCCAGGACAAGGTGCGTCACAAGTACAACGAGGAGCGGATGCGACGCGACGAGCTGAACGAGGAGCTGCAGTCGCTGCTGGAACTGCAGCGCCAGTATGCTCTGGCTGTCAAGCAGCTAACCCGCGAGTGCCAGCGCTGcgagcagctgcaactgcagctcaGGTCAATTAGGGGCAGGACCCAGTCCTAG